A genomic window from Helicobacter pylori includes:
- a CDS encoding HP0729 family protein, with protein sequence MNHLLILYNPYYQKDVIQQHLSILQEKSQVGFGKIRSKLNDQERQHSLEEIYKATNEENFLQLFLSDYANLFVAKVIKVSKEIDESLIPSYYKEKNLEVEDFFIISDLKELVREDFSLLRDQFLVNFITPNNHTYAIYGNNYIYPLPVRLKEERSYFLGDEKHYLSVYKSKDYLAMQENFMRFVFGKRLFYLLHPDSINNLIHAELELLQSQNDFLNDFTSIIVKYSKTLEYEIYTFAKKVLLKACKKDPNLYDLAYEVQGKSFTLKDFFTKKPNLGSIKLLLKHEKVQCHLEESLNKFINYSFQKSLSLIQNIRNEAVHQKAPGLKEVEKIRNEILGIEGASLLKGILTHREIS encoded by the coding sequence ATGAACCATCTTTTGATCCTTTATAACCCTTACTATCAAAAAGATGTCATCCAACAACATTTAAGCATTTTGCAAGAAAAATCCCAAGTGGGTTTTGGCAAGATCCGATCAAAGCTCAACGATCAAGAAAGGCAGCACTCCTTAGAAGAGATTTACAAAGCCACCAATGAAGAAAATTTTTTGCAGCTTTTTTTGAGCGATTACGCTAATTTGTTTGTCGCTAAGGTCATAAAAGTTTCTAAAGAGATTGATGAGAGTTTGATCCCTAGCTATTATAAAGAAAAAAATTTGGAAGTGGAAGACTTTTTCATTATCAGCGATTTAAAAGAATTAGTCAGGGAAGATTTTAGCCTTTTAAGGGATCAATTTTTAGTCAATTTCATCACGCCCAACAACCACACTTACGCCATTTATGGGAATAATTATATTTACCCTTTGCCGGTGAGGTTAAAAGAAGAGCGTTCTTATTTTTTAGGGGACGAAAAGCATTATCTAAGCGTGTATAAAAGTAAAGATTATTTAGCCATGCAAGAAAATTTCATGCGCTTTGTTTTTGGCAAAAGGCTTTTTTACCTCTTGCACCCTGATAGCATCAATAATCTCATTCATGCAGAATTAGAGCTTTTGCAAAGCCAAAACGATTTTTTGAATGATTTTACCAGCATTATCGTTAAATACTCTAAAACATTAGAATATGAAATTTATACTTTTGCTAAAAAAGTTCTTTTAAAAGCATGCAAAAAAGATCCCAACCTTTATGATTTAGCTTATGAAGTCCAAGGAAAATCTTTTACGCTTAAAGATTTTTTCACTAAAAAGCCTAATCTTGGGAGCATTAAACTTTTACTCAAACACGAAAAAGTCCAATGCCATTTAGAAGAAAGCTTGAACAAATTCATCAATTATTCTTTTCAAAAAAGCCTGAGCCTCATTCAAAACATCCGCAATGAAGCCGTTCATCAAAAAGCTCCAGGTTTGAAAGAAGTGGAAAAAATAAGGAATGAAATTTTAGGCATAGAAGGTGCAAGCTTACTAAAGGGCATTTTAACCCATAGGGAAATTTCATGA
- the rimO gene encoding 30S ribosomal protein S12 methylthiotransferase RimO, whose protein sequence is MQKENKQLCLISLGCSKNLVDSEVMLGKLYNYTLTDDAKNADVILINTCGFIESAKQESIQTILNAAKDKKKDALLIASGCLSERYKDEIKELIPEVDIFTGVGDYDKIDILIAKKQNQFSEQVFLSEHYNARIITGSSVHAYVKISEGCNQKCSFCAIPSFKGKLHSRELDSILKEVEDLALKGYKDMTFIAQDSSSFLYDKGQKDGLIQLIKAIDKQQALKSARILYLYPSSTTLELIGAIENSPVFQNYFDMPIQHISDSMLKKMRRNSSQAHHLKLLNAMKQVQESFIRSTIIVGHPEENEGEFEELSAFLDEFQFDRLNIFAFSAEENTHAYSLEKVPKKIINARIKALNKIALKHQNNSFKALLNKPIKALVENKEGEYFYKARDLRWAPEVDGEILINDSALTTPLQPGHYTIVPSAFKDNILLAKVLSPF, encoded by the coding sequence ATGCAAAAAGAAAACAAACAACTTTGCCTGATCTCATTGGGTTGCTCTAAAAACCTAGTGGATTCAGAGGTGATGTTAGGCAAGCTCTATAACTACACGCTCACTGATGACGCTAAAAACGCCGATGTGATTCTGATTAACACTTGCGGTTTTATTGAAAGTGCTAAACAAGAGAGTATCCAAACCATTCTAAACGCTGCGAAAGACAAAAAAAAGGACGCGCTTTTGATTGCGAGCGGGTGCTTGAGCGAGCGCTATAAAGATGAAATCAAAGAATTGATCCCTGAAGTGGATATTTTTACCGGAGTGGGGGATTATGACAAGATTGATATTTTAATCGCTAAAAAACAAAACCAATTCAGCGAGCAAGTGTTTTTAAGCGAGCATTATAATGCGCGCATTATTACGGGTTCTAGCGTGCATGCGTATGTTAAAATTTCTGAGGGCTGTAACCAAAAATGTTCTTTTTGCGCCATTCCTAGCTTTAAAGGGAAATTGCATAGCAGGGAATTAGACTCCATTTTAAAAGAAGTGGAAGATCTAGCGCTTAAAGGCTATAAGGACATGACTTTTATCGCTCAAGATTCCAGCTCATTTTTATACGATAAGGGGCAAAAAGACGGCTTGATCCAACTCATCAAGGCGATTGACAAACAACAAGCCTTAAAGAGCGCTCGTATTTTATACCTCTACCCCTCTAGCACCACTTTAGAGCTGATTGGCGCGATTGAAAACTCGCCCGTTTTTCAAAATTATTTTGACATGCCCATCCAGCATATCAGCGATTCCATGCTTAAAAAAATGCGCCGTAATTCTAGCCAAGCGCACCATTTAAAGCTTTTAAATGCCATGAAACAGGTTCAAGAAAGCTTTATAAGAAGCACGATTATTGTAGGGCATCCGGAAGAAAATGAGGGCGAATTTGAAGAATTGAGCGCGTTTTTAGATGAGTTCCAATTTGATCGATTGAATATTTTTGCTTTTAGCGCTGAAGAAAACACGCATGCGTATTCTTTGGAGAAAGTGCCTAAAAAAATCATCAACGCTCGCATTAAAGCTTTGAATAAAATCGCTTTAAAACACCAAAACAATTCTTTTAAGGCTTTATTGAATAAGCCTATTAAGGCGTTAGTGGAAAATAAAGAGGGCGAGTATTTTTACAAAGCAAGGGATTTGAGGTGGGCGCCTGAAGTGGATGGGGAAATTTTAATCAATGACAGCGCCTTAACCACCCCTTTACAACCCGGGCATTATACGATTGTGCCTAGCGCTTTTAAAGACAATATCTTACTCGCTAAGGTTTTAAGCCCTTTTTAA
- a CDS encoding phosphoribosyltransferase, giving the protein MHYSYETFLKDSLELVEQVERICGIPEALVCVMRGGMTLAHFLSLHWNLREVYGINAISYDTTNRQNALKIENIPTIKERLKTILVVDEIVDSGNSLEAVLKVLQEKHPDKKFYSASLFQKTSAKYKADAFLKDAPEWIDFFWEVDLKNFKSH; this is encoded by the coding sequence ATGCATTATTCTTATGAAACCTTTTTGAAAGACAGCTTGGAGTTGGTGGAACAAGTAGAACGCATTTGCGGTATCCCAGAAGCCCTTGTGTGCGTGATGCGAGGGGGCATGACTTTGGCGCATTTTTTGAGTTTGCACTGGAATTTAAGGGAAGTTTATGGCATCAATGCGATTTCTTATGACACTACTAACCGACAAAACGCCCTAAAAATTGAAAATATCCCCACGATCAAAGAGCGTTTAAAAACCATTTTGGTGGTAGATGAAATCGTAGATAGCGGTAATTCTTTAGAGGCGGTGCTTAAAGTGTTGCAAGAAAAACACCCTGATAAAAAGTTTTATAGCGCGAGTTTGTTCCAAAAGACAAGCGCGAAATACAAAGCCGATGCGTTTTTAAAAGACGCTCCTGAATGGATTGATTTCTTTTGGGAAGTGGATTTGAAAAACTTCAAAAGCCATTAA
- the tilS gene encoding tRNA lysidine(34) synthetase TilS, with translation MIVQDFKTYLELLREGQNLLGFSGGVDSTCLFHLLVQENIAFDIALVDYNTQKQRLEIIKHAQKLAQTHHKKCYIHYAQKITHDFEMQARKIRYDFFETLIKEHSYKHLILAHHLNDRLEWFLMQLSKGAGLNTLLSFQAYEQRGFYAIIRPLLYTPKDTLKTLFKDMKFFEDDSNSSLKFKRNFFRKHYANSLMQNYSKGITRSFKFLDQEKERLYPLTPISQMHGITFFKYSQNALFMVDKILKQKGYVLSFSQKEEIKHHFFSLEIAQKFIIEKNKEHVFIALKPQQTLSMPKDFKDKARRLNIPKRLRPVLYAEFLKQPTHDFLIRFKQGLMDL, from the coding sequence TTGATAGTGCAAGATTTTAAAACCTATTTAGAGCTTTTAAGAGAAGGTCAAAATTTATTGGGTTTTTCAGGCGGGGTGGATTCTACTTGCTTGTTTCATCTTTTAGTTCAAGAAAATATCGCCTTTGACATCGCTTTAGTGGATTATAACACCCAAAAACAACGCCTTGAAATCATCAAGCACGCCCAAAAACTCGCCCAAACACACCATAAAAAATGCTATATCCATTACGCTCAAAAAATCACGCATGATTTTGAAATGCAAGCGAGAAAAATCCGTTATGATTTTTTTGAAACCCTAATCAAAGAGCATTCTTACAAACATTTGATTTTAGCACACCATTTGAATGACAGATTGGAATGGTTTTTGATGCAATTAAGCAAAGGGGCTGGGTTGAACACGCTTTTAAGCTTTCAAGCTTATGAACAAAGAGGGTTTTATGCAATTATTCGCCCCTTGCTCTACACCCCTAAAGACACTCTTAAAACGCTTTTTAAAGACATGAAATTTTTTGAAGATGATTCTAATTCTTCTTTAAAATTCAAACGCAATTTTTTTAGAAAACATTACGCCAATTCCTTAATGCAAAATTATTCTAAAGGCATTACCCGAAGTTTTAAATTCTTGGATCAAGAAAAAGAGCGTCTCTATCCTTTGACCCCCATTTCACAAATGCATGGGATCACTTTTTTTAAATATTCGCAAAACGCGCTGTTTATGGTGGATAAAATCTTAAAACAAAAGGGGTATGTGTTGAGTTTTTCTCAAAAAGAAGAAATCAAACACCATTTTTTTAGTTTAGAAATCGCTCAAAAATTCATCATTGAAAAAAATAAAGAGCATGTGTTTATCGCTCTTAAACCTCAACAAACTTTAAGCATGCCAAAGGATTTTAAAGACAAAGCTAGGAGATTGAATATCCCTAAACGCTTACGGCCTGTTTTATACGCAGAGTTTTTAAAACAACCAACGCATGATTTTTTAATTCGTTTTAAACAGGGTTTAATGGATCTATAA
- a CDS encoding outer membrane beta-barrel protein, whose translation MGRIESKKRLRAVIFLASLGVLWGNASEKTPFFKTKNHIYLGFRLGTGANTRTSMWQQAYKDNPTCPSSVCYGEKLEAYYKGGKNLSYTGQIGDEIAIDKYHILGLRVWGDIEYAKAQLGQKVGGDTLLSQANYNPNTLKTYDSASNTQGSLVLQKTPSPQDFLLNNGNFMAFGLNVNVFVNLPIDTLLKLALKTEKMLFFKIGVFGGGGVEYAVLWSPKYQNQNTKQEDKFFAAGGGFFVNFGGSLYIGKHNRFNVGLKIPYYSLSAQSWKNFGSSNVWQQQTIRQNFSVFRNKEVFVSYAFLF comes from the coding sequence ATGGGTAGAATTGAATCAAAAAAGCGTTTGAGGGCGGTTATTTTTTTAGCCAGTTTGGGGGTTTTATGGGGTAATGCCAGTGAAAAAACGCCTTTTTTTAAAACGAAAAATCATATTTATTTGGGTTTTAGGCTAGGCACAGGGGCTAACACGCGCACAAGCATGTGGCAACAAGCCTATAAAGACAACCCCACTTGCCCTAGTAGCGTGTGTTATGGCGAGAAATTAGAAGCCTATTATAAGGGGGGTAAAAACTTGTCTTACACCGGTCAAATAGGCGATGAAATAGCTATTGACAAATACCATATTTTAGGCCTAAGGGTGTGGGGGGATATAGAATACGCTAAAGCGCAATTAGGCCAAAAAGTGGGGGGGGATACCCTTTTATCTCAAGCGAATTACAACCCAAACACCCTTAAAACCTATGATTCTGCTTCAAACACTCAAGGCTCGTTAGTCTTGCAAAAAACCCCAAGCCCCCAAGATTTCCTTTTAAATAACGGGAATTTCATGGCGTTTGGTTTGAATGTGAATGTGTTTGTCAATCTCCCCATAGACACCCTTTTAAAACTCGCCTTAAAAACGGAAAAAATGCTGTTTTTTAAAATAGGCGTGTTTGGTGGGGGTGGGGTGGAATACGCCGTGTTATGGAGCCCTAAATATCAAAACCAAAACACTAAGCAAGAGGATAAATTTTTTGCCGCAGGCGGAGGGTTTTTTGTGAATTTTGGGGGTTCTTTGTATATAGGCAAGCACAACCGCTTTAATGTGGGGTTAAAAATCCCTTATTATAGTTTGAGCGCGCAAAGTTGGAAAAACTTTGGCTCTAGCAATGTGTGGCAGCAGCAAACGATCCGACAAAACTTCAGCGTTTTTAGGAATAAAGAGGTTTTTGTCAGCTATGCGTTTTTGTTTTAG
- a CDS encoding tRNA dihydrouridine synthase: protein MDFKNKKWLFLAPLAGYTDLPFRSVVKKFGVDVTTSEMVSSHSLVYAFDKTSKMLEKSALEDHFMVQISGSKESVVKEAVEKINALEHVSGIDFNCGCPAPKVANHGNGSGLLKDLNHLVKLLKAIRENTNKKITSVKVRLGFEKKIPQEIAHALNDAPVDYVVVHGRTRSDKYQKDKIDYESIALMKGILKKPVIANGEIDSVKKAFEVLQITQADGLMIGRAALRAPWIFWQIRNNTTELPAVVKKDLVLEHFDKMVEFYGDRGVVMFRKNLHAYAKGEMQASAFRNCVNTLTEIKSMREGIEEFFNQEMLQGEVPLWVELNQKSV, encoded by the coding sequence ATGGACTTTAAGAATAAAAAATGGCTTTTTCTAGCCCCTCTGGCAGGCTATACGGATTTGCCTTTTAGAAGCGTGGTGAAAAAATTTGGCGTGGATGTTACCACAAGCGAAATGGTGAGTTCGCATTCGTTAGTGTATGCGTTTGACAAAACTTCTAAAATGTTAGAAAAATCCGCTTTAGAAGATCATTTCATGGTGCAAATTTCAGGCTCTAAAGAAAGCGTAGTCAAAGAAGCGGTTGAAAAAATCAACGCTTTAGAGCATGTGAGCGGGATTGATTTTAACTGCGGTTGTCCTGCCCCCAAAGTGGCTAATCATGGTAACGGGAGCGGGTTGTTAAAGGATTTAAACCACTTGGTGAAACTTTTAAAAGCGATCAGAGAAAACACCAACAAAAAAATCACAAGCGTGAAAGTGCGTTTGGGCTTTGAAAAGAAAATCCCCCAAGAAATCGCCCATGCTTTAAATGACGCTCCAGTGGATTATGTGGTGGTGCATGGGAGGACACGAAGCGACAAATACCAAAAAGACAAAATAGATTATGAAAGCATCGCTTTAATGAAAGGGATTTTAAAAAAGCCTGTGATAGCCAATGGCGAAATTGACAGCGTGAAAAAAGCCTTTGAAGTCTTGCAAATCACGCAAGCGGATGGGCTAATGATAGGGCGAGCGGCTTTAAGAGCCCCATGGATATTTTGGCAAATCAGAAACAATACCACCGAATTACCGGCGGTTGTAAAAAAAGACTTGGTTTTAGAACATTTTGATAAAATGGTGGAGTTTTATGGGGATAGGGGGGTGGTGATGTTCAGGAAAAACTTGCATGCTTACGCTAAGGGCGAAATGCAAGCGAGCGCGTTTCGTAACTGCGTCAATACCCTTACAGAAATAAAGAGCATGCGAGAGGGCATAGAGGAATTTTTTAATCAAGAAATGTTGCAAGGTGAAGTGCCATTATGGGTAGAATTGAATCAAAAAAGCGTTTGA
- a CDS encoding pyridoxal-phosphate-dependent aminotransferase family protein, whose translation MLLFTPGPVAISEEMRSSFSQQMPHHRTKDFENIFQSVRENLKKMTGLEEVLLLSSSGTGAMEASALSLCQKELLFVNAGKFGERFGKIAKAHSIKAHELVYEWDTPAKVDEILNALKANPNIDAFCIQACESSGGLRHPVEEIAQAIKETNPNIFVIVDAITALGVEPLEIKHIDALIGGSQKAFMLPPAMSLIALSQKAIDRIEECNIGFYFNLKSELKNQRNNTTSYTAPILHTLGLQRYFELVQNLGGFEALYKETKRTALATQKAVLALGLKIFPKSPSLSMTTIVSEHAKELRNLLKEKYQVQFAGGQEPYQDTLIRINHMGIIPVYKSAYALNALELALNDLHLREFDGVANATFLKQYHEI comes from the coding sequence ATGTTGCTTTTTACTCCAGGCCCGGTGGCGATTAGTGAAGAGATGCGTTCAAGCTTTTCTCAGCAAATGCCCCACCACCGCACCAAAGATTTTGAAAATATTTTTCAAAGCGTGCGAGAAAATTTAAAAAAAATGACAGGTTTAGAAGAAGTGTTGCTTTTAAGCAGCAGCGGGACAGGGGCTATGGAAGCGAGCGCGCTTTCCTTGTGCCAAAAGGAATTGCTGTTTGTTAATGCAGGTAAGTTTGGCGAAAGGTTTGGCAAGATCGCTAAAGCCCATTCAATCAAAGCCCATGAATTAGTCTATGAGTGGGACACGCCGGCCAAAGTAGATGAAATATTAAACGCACTTAAGGCTAACCCTAATATTGATGCGTTTTGCATCCAAGCATGCGAGTCTAGTGGGGGGTTAAGACACCCTGTAGAAGAAATCGCGCAAGCGATCAAAGAAACCAACCCAAATATTTTTGTGATCGTGGATGCGATCACCGCTTTAGGGGTTGAACCTTTAGAAATAAAACATATAGATGCACTCATTGGGGGGAGTCAAAAAGCGTTCATGCTGCCTCCGGCGATGAGTTTGATTGCATTGAGCCAAAAGGCCATTGATCGCATAGAAGAGTGCAACATAGGGTTTTATTTCAATTTAAAGAGCGAATTGAAAAACCAAAGGAATAACACCACAAGCTACACCGCTCCTATTTTGCACACTTTAGGCTTGCAACGCTATTTTGAATTGGTGCAAAATTTAGGGGGCTTTGAAGCGCTCTATAAAGAGACTAAAAGAACCGCTCTAGCCACTCAAAAAGCCGTTTTAGCGCTAGGTTTAAAGATTTTCCCTAAAAGCCCAAGTTTGAGCATGACAACGATTGTTAGCGAGCATGCTAAAGAATTGCGAAATCTTTTAAAAGAAAAATACCAGGTGCAATTTGCAGGTGGGCAAGAGCCTTATCAAGATACGCTCATTCGCATCAATCACATGGGAATCATTCCTGTTTATAAAAGCGCTTACGCCTTAAACGCCCTAGAATTAGCCCTAAACGATTTGCATTTAAGGGAGTTTGATGGCGTGGCGAATGCAACTTTTTTAAAGCAATATCATGAAATTTAA
- a CDS encoding LeoA/HP0731 family dynamin-like GTPase produces MNETLEQFKKNQERNQKNLQKLLDFIKTGEKYGINIEDSFKDKIRNAMENVGDQKLKVALVGGFSEGKTSIAAAWIERLDNSMKINHKESSDEVKVYDIDGKIELVDTPGLFGFEKKEHDDGKIERYKDITKKYVSEAHLILYVLNPSNPIKESHKADLNWLFRTLNLLSRTIFVISRFDEEADIEDEKDYNKRFEIKKENVQNRLNELISLSEEEKEGLMIVAVAANPFDLGFEHWQKHKEEFQKLSHIKALQDATQQKIKENGGELTIIEEAKKSVIQDVIYRQAPLAKQALQGISREMEILNKAIEKRRKDIQDLNGEISQARIHLREFITRYFSDLILQVSGTSLETFNDFAIREIGNEGINIDTRVQNEFERQTQGIVNEIVKIGTSFNADVSSFEKYATTLGRSGINFLKQSGFINATNIKLARDGIVAVGKFVGVDLALKFKPWGAVKLAGNLNKALPLISLAFEAWDSWNTHQKIQKFEKAKEGMKSDFEKQKEEILALINDETEFKQRCFPIIFELEESFQELEKTIKKTQEFSEGLEKWIKTSEHFINGEDIIDVEPEEE; encoded by the coding sequence ATGAATGAAACGCTAGAACAATTTAAGAAAAATCAAGAGAGGAATCAAAAAAACCTCCAAAAATTACTGGATTTTATTAAAACTGGTGAAAAATACGGCATCAATATTGAAGATTCTTTCAAAGACAAAATCCGTAATGCGATGGAAAATGTGGGCGATCAAAAACTCAAAGTGGCTTTAGTGGGAGGTTTTTCTGAAGGGAAAACATCTATAGCGGCAGCTTGGATCGAGCGATTAGACAATAGCATGAAAATAAACCACAAAGAATCCAGCGATGAAGTTAAAGTCTATGATATAGATGGCAAGATTGAGCTGGTTGACACCCCGGGATTGTTCGGGTTTGAAAAAAAAGAACACGATGACGGCAAGATAGAACGCTATAAAGATATTACAAAAAAATATGTCAGCGAAGCCCATCTTATTTTGTATGTGCTTAACCCATCAAACCCCATCAAAGAAAGCCATAAGGCCGATTTGAATTGGTTGTTTAGAACGCTCAATCTTTTATCCAGGACGATATTTGTCATCAGCCGTTTTGATGAAGAAGCGGATATTGAAGACGAAAAAGATTACAATAAAAGATTTGAGATTAAAAAAGAAAATGTTCAAAACCGACTGAATGAACTGATTTCTTTAAGCGAAGAAGAAAAAGAGGGTTTAATGATTGTCGCTGTGGCGGCAAACCCTTTTGACTTGGGGTTTGAACACTGGCAAAAGCATAAAGAAGAATTTCAAAAACTTTCGCATATCAAAGCTTTGCAAGACGCGACACAACAAAAGATTAAAGAAAATGGTGGGGAATTAACCATCATAGAAGAAGCCAAAAAAAGCGTCATTCAAGATGTTATTTACAGGCAAGCACCGCTTGCAAAACAAGCGTTGCAAGGCATTAGTAGAGAAATGGAAATCTTGAATAAAGCGATTGAAAAAAGGCGAAAGGATATTCAAGATCTAAACGGAGAAATTTCTCAAGCCCGCATTCATTTAAGGGAATTTATAACGAGGTATTTCAGCGATCTCATCCTTCAAGTTTCTGGCACCAGCCTAGAAACCTTTAATGATTTCGCTATAAGAGAAATAGGCAATGAAGGTATCAATATAGACACAAGAGTCCAAAATGAATTTGAAAGGCAAACGCAAGGGATTGTCAATGAGATTGTTAAAATCGGGACGAGTTTTAACGCTGATGTGAGTTCTTTTGAAAAATATGCCACAACGCTTGGAAGATCTGGAATTAATTTTTTAAAACAAAGCGGGTTTATCAATGCAACTAATATCAAACTGGCTAGAGATGGGATAGTGGCTGTGGGAAAATTTGTAGGCGTAGATTTGGCTTTGAAATTCAAACCTTGGGGCGCTGTCAAATTGGCAGGCAATTTGAACAAAGCTTTACCGCTTATCAGTCTTGCTTTTGAAGCATGGGATTCTTGGAACACACACCAAAAAATACAAAAATTTGAAAAAGCTAAAGAAGGAATGAAATCCGATTTTGAAAAACAAAAAGAAGAAATCTTAGCTCTCATCAACGATGAAACCGAATTCAAACAAAGATGTTTCCCAATCATATTTGAACTAGAAGAATCGTTTCAAGAATTAGAAAAAACCATTAAAAAAACGCAAGAGTTTAGTGAAGGACTTGAAAAGTGGATTAAAACTAGCGAACATTTTATCAATGGCGAAGATATTATAGATGTTGAGCCTGAAGAGGAATGA
- a CDS encoding GTPase encodes MKNIYLGVEKSIKDLQSIFKNTDDKDEKLQQFNQEALKEFQQLESKSLKELESLKHNEEWENFSIAFYGETGAGKSTLIECLRMFFKEQKKKDQQERFKQLDSHYQKNYQDDERLIEQYDTEISDIQKTLQDLENKLTSLKECNIFFKIFHFLTGNRKFKEISKCFQKSQDELNDTELKKKNYISEKQAILNEMESLQDGAIIGDGRSDFTLKTQSYSFQYNHQTFVLLDVPGIEGDEKKVIDQISNATQKAHAIFYVTKTPKPPQKGEEDKEGTIEKIQKQLGLQTEVWTIYNKPILSPIALKDGLINENEQESLKILDEKMEGVLGKHYKGHKVVSAQAAFYGLAQALIPETDFYEKKQKFLKSFKEEELLNQSHFKPLGRFIAEELIKNSRAKIIESNCNKALKVVEELKITIQNKIEKRIDPMIKDMQGHQEEVEYRLDRSKDKFISDLKNSAHNEINQFESDFRKEMHERIKRGIEDEECKTIFKNECEQRVKELCENMKWRFEECAKRFDEQIKEDIEQFKERIQDSLAITERISIDSGNFDFNTDFNIASGIDGFALWASIGGLVVLGIVNIWNPMGWVELGLAGFGIAIGMVKAVWSFFDSDYKKSQQKKKWIRI; translated from the coding sequence ATGAAAAACATTTATCTTGGCGTAGAAAAGAGTATTAAAGATCTTCAAAGTATTTTTAAAAACACTGATGATAAAGATGAAAAACTGCAACAATTCAACCAAGAAGCGTTAAAAGAATTCCAACAATTAGAATCTAAAAGTTTGAAAGAGCTTGAAAGCTTGAAACATAATGAAGAATGGGAAAATTTTAGCATTGCATTTTATGGGGAAACCGGTGCCGGTAAATCAACCCTTATTGAATGTTTGAGGATGTTTTTTAAAGAACAAAAGAAAAAAGATCAACAAGAACGATTCAAACAACTTGATTCACATTATCAAAAGAACTATCAAGATGATGAACGCCTTATAGAACAATACGATACTGAAATTTCTGACATTCAAAAAACATTGCAAGATCTTGAAAATAAACTGACCTCTTTAAAAGAATGCAATATATTTTTTAAAATTTTCCACTTTCTTACAGGAAATAGAAAATTTAAGGAAATATCAAAATGTTTTCAAAAATCTCAAGACGAATTAAATGATACAGAACTAAAAAAGAAAAATTATATATCTGAAAAACAAGCTATTTTAAATGAAATGGAATCATTGCAAGATGGGGCGATTATAGGCGATGGGAGGAGCGATTTCACTTTAAAAACACAATCTTATTCTTTCCAATACAACCATCAAACTTTTGTCTTGCTTGATGTTCCAGGGATAGAAGGCGACGAAAAAAAGGTTATTGATCAGATTTCTAATGCAACACAAAAAGCCCATGCTATTTTTTATGTTACCAAAACGCCTAAGCCTCCGCAAAAAGGAGAAGAGGATAAAGAGGGGACGATTGAAAAAATCCAAAAACAACTTGGTTTGCAAACAGAGGTATGGACGATTTACAATAAACCAATCCTTAGCCCAATAGCCTTAAAAGATGGGCTTATTAATGAAAACGAACAAGAAAGCTTAAAAATTTTAGATGAAAAGATGGAAGGCGTTTTAGGCAAACATTACAAGGGCCATAAGGTAGTTAGCGCCCAAGCGGCTTTCTATGGTCTTGCACAGGCTTTGATCCCAGAGACTGATTTTTATGAAAAGAAACAAAAATTTCTAAAAAGTTTTAAAGAAGAAGAATTATTGAATCAATCCCATTTCAAACCATTAGGGAGATTTATAGCCGAAGAGCTTATTAAAAACTCGCGCGCCAAAATCATAGAATCAAATTGCAATAAAGCCTTAAAAGTGGTAGAAGAATTAAAAATAACAATTCAAAATAAGATTGAAAAAAGAATCGATCCAATGATTAAAGACATGCAAGGGCATCAAGAAGAAGTTGAATATAGGTTGGATCGTTCTAAAGATAAATTTATATCAGATTTGAAAAATTCAGCACACAACGAAATCAATCAATTTGAATCTGATTTTAGAAAAGAAATGCATGAACGCATTAAAAGAGGTATTGAAGATGAAGAATGTAAAACAATTTTTAAAAATGAATGCGAACAAAGAGTTAAAGAATTGTGTGAAAACATGAAATGGCGGTTCGAAGAATGCGCGAAACGATTTGATGAACAGATAAAAGAAGATATTGAACAATTTAAAGAAAGAATTCAAGATTCTTTAGCGATTACAGAACGCATCAGCATTGATAGTGGTAATTTTGATTTTAATACTGATTTTAATATTGCTAGCGGCATTGATGGATTCGCGTTATGGGCTTCAATAGGGGGTTTGGTTGTGCTTGGGATAGTTAATATTTGGAATCCTATGGGTTGGGTTGAACTAGGTCTAGCGGGTTTTGGAATAGCGATTGGGATGGTTAAAGCAGTGTGGAGCTTTTTTGATTCAGACTATAAAAAATCCCAACAAAAAAAGAAGTGGATAAGAATTTAG